The Hypanus sabinus isolate sHypSab1 unplaced genomic scaffold, sHypSab1.hap1 scaffold_634, whole genome shotgun sequence genome includes a region encoding these proteins:
- the LOC132389713 gene encoding N-acetyllactosaminide beta-1,3-N-acetylglucosaminyltransferase 3-like — MSRHRRFHEKVVLGVLITLGLFFMFWDNVRRRETDVVAETVHRNDLPKVVTGDATESVLKPKCHANKTLLHLSSFHQEKEHIKNFLMYKHCREFDMIQNVPDQCGGREGSQNVFLLLVIKSHPFNHDRREMIRKTWGREREFNGVLIKRVFISGVSSDQNESRKLNQLLAMENREHRDILQWDFLDTFFNLTLKQYKSLQWVSEFCPSAKFIFNGDDDVFANTDNMVDYLLGMKVHQHLFVGHLVYGFGPKRQKSRKYYVPEIVTTIKSFPPYVSGAGILMSVYTAHIIYHIAQDLELFPIDDVFLGMCLAKAGLAPHSHSGFRTAGVRVPSTLDESFNPCYYRELLLVHHFRPFELLLMWDAVHDANLKCVRAPQKSESTERAT; from the coding sequence ATGAGTAGACATCGGCGATTCCATGAGAAAGTAGTGCTGGGTGTTCTGATTACACTGGGATTGTTCTTCATGTTCTGGGATAATGTCCGACGTCGAGAGACTGATGTTGTTGCAGAAACTGTTCATCGCAATGACCTGCCCAAGGTTGTTACTGGTGATGCAACTGAATCAGTGCTCAAGCCAAAGTGCCACGCGAACAAGACATTGCTGCACCTGTCCTCATTTCATCAAGAGAAAGAGCACATTAAAAACTTCTTGATGTATAAACACTGTCGAGAATTTGACATGATTCAAAATGTCCCAGACCAATGTGGTGGTCGAGAAGGATCTCAGAATGTCTTCCTGCTCCTGGTGATCAAATCTCACCCTTTCAACCATGATCGGCGGGAAATGATAAGGAAGACCTGGGGCAGAGAACGCGAATTCAATGGGGTCCTAATTAAGAGAGTCTTTATTTCTGGTGTCTCTTCTGACCAAAATGAAAGTAGGAAATTGAATCAGCTGTTAGCCATggaaaacagagaacacagagataTCCTACAATGGGATTTCTTGGATACCTTTTTCAACCTTACCCTCAAACAATACAAGTCGCTGCAGTGGGTCAGTGAATTTTGCCCCAGTGCTAAATTCATCTTCAATGGAGATGATGATGTATTTGCCAACACCGATAACATGGTTGATTACTTGCTAGGCATGAAGGttcaccaacacctgtttgtggGCCATCTCGTTTATGGGTTTGGCCCCAAACGTCAGAAGTCAAGGAAGTATTATGTGCCAGAAATAGTGACCACCATCAAGTCGTTCCCACCATACGTTAGTGGAGCGGGCATACTTATGTCTGTGTATACAGCTCATATCATTTACCACATAGCCCAAGACCTTGAACtattccccattgatgatgtattttTGGGGATGTGTCTGGCCAAGGCTGGACTCGCGCCACACTCCCATAGCGGATTCAGGACAGCTGGAGTCAGGGTTCCTTCAACCCTTGATGAATCGTTCAATCCTTGCTATTACCGTGAGTTGCTGCTAGTGCATCATTTTCGGCCTTTCGAACTGCTATTGATGTGGGATGCGGTGCATGATGCTAATCTGAAATGTGTTCGTGCTCCCCAGAAGTCTGAATCCACGGAAAGGGCCACATGA